Genomic segment of Umezawaea sp. Da 62-37:
CCCAGGTCCATCATCACCGGGATCTTCTCACCGGCGATGTAGTTGACCACCAGCCAAGCCAGGCCGAGCAGCATCACACCCAGCATGACGGCGATGTAGACGGGGTGCGAAGGCCCGGCTGCCTTGACCTTCACCGGCGTGCGGCGATCGGCAGGCGCGGTGTAAACGGCCTTCTTGCGGACCTTGGACTTCGGCATGCTGTCCTCGCCTGGTGTATTGCCCTCCAGTGGCGCGAGTTTACGTCCACTGCTGGGGGAACACGTTAACGTAACCGAGCAGGTCCGCGAAGTGCTGGCGGATCCGCTCTTTTCGCATTCACACCCGGCTCGGGAGGTTTCTCGGTGAGCTACGACCCGCCACCGCCGCAAGGCGGCCGTCCGGGCCAGCCGCCACACGCGCCCCGCCCCAGGCCCTACCCGGCCTCCCCGGAGCCATCTCGCGGTAGGCCCGCCCCTGGTCAGCGGCCGTCCTCGGCTGAAGCCACGCAGATC
This window contains:
- the crgA gene encoding cell division protein CrgA; amino-acid sequence: MPKSKVRKKAVYTAPADRRTPVKVKAAGPSHPVYIAVMLGVMLLGLAWLVVNYIAGEKIPVMMDLGSWNFGIGFALMIVGLLMTMKWR